TGTATAGATGAAGTATAGTGGGGACAGTCTAGCCAATATACTCACGTACAGTTGAGTGCAGTGACCGTTCTTAGGCTCAAAGGTAAGATCTAAGAAGCCATCTTTTTGTTGACTACATTTCTTGTTCCGGGATTGTCATTTGCCGAACTGTTGCATCATGCTACTGTGATGCTAGCAGCTGATTGGAACAAAATAGGATGCATGAGAGTTGAGGAAGATTGATCTGGTAGTGTTACAATGATTTGTGTGAAGACATGTACATATATACTTGTATCCTTTGAATGCTGACTAATCTGAACAGGGTTCTTTTGGTTCTCAATTACGAGGACGTGAGGGTCTAATTAATTAAGGAGCTAGCTTGTATGAGCTTAATTATGAGTTGGTGTTTTGTATTTGTGATTTTCGAGTTCAAATCTTAACTATATATTGCCTTTTATTTGCAATTGCAGTTGTCTTGATTAGCAGATTGAATTTGTACTGTTATTCTGATATCATCTCTGTTCTTGATCATCATTATTCAGTTCAGTTCGTGCATACATGAACACGAAAGGACCGGAAagatccatcttctctctgatcTCTTACCAATTGGAGCGACTAGTACTGAGCAGAAGATCAGAGCAATCAGAGAGCCATGCTCACAAATTCTTAGCAGATACTGAAGCACTAGATTTAGATTACGCACGCTGTGGGAAGCCgcattctatttgtttagtACCAGCAATTTGTTTGTGACCCAAGTTGACGTTGGTATCTTAACAATTGCCTATTATCCTCGCTATGACTACAAGTCTACCTCATGTTTGTCTTCAAATTCTGACTTGTACACACACAAAATCATACTTGATTGACTTGATTCTATATGCATCATCATCAACTACGTGCTCATCTTAAGAGTTAAGTAAACCAAACCATATAAACCGCGCGCGCgcgtgatgatgatgatgattttccTTTCATGATCTGTCCACTTTCACCCTCCAATTATCAACTATAACCAAATGAATTTTATAGAATTGAATGTATATATCGCCAATCTATTTTGCTTAAATTTctcatcaaatttcaaattcgtAGGGAAAACATTTTTGGAAGTTTGCAACTGCACAACTGATGCACGTGGCTTCATATCTGAAAGAGTTGTAtcgccaaaaaaaaatataaaagagtTGTGAAATTCCGGCCGGCCAGAGTAGAAAAGACCAAAATAGTCGACCGGAAGATTTAACCGATTCGCCACCTATATTATAATGAAACTTATAACACCGGAACACTTTAAGATGCTGAGGAAACTTTTGTATATATACGTAGCTTCGTATACTAGTTCTCACCAATATAGAAGTTTGAATGTTAGGTTTAAAACCTTGGAACATTTGGtctaaagaaaaaaagtagATGAGCCGACTCGATCTGATTGAACTTACAGCGTGCTATGTCCGATACGTCGACAAGCTTCAGGAATGAATACTTGGCCACTAAGCTTAGATATTCTCTCATTGTCCCTCTTATAAGTGGCCTATAAATATCCGGACTCCGGAGGATATCAATCTCAATTCCAATATTAGACACCTACATTGCATTTTCATTTCCGAggatcaaaactcaaaaagctAGATAAGGTCAGAGAGATGCCTCCTCACGGTGGCGGGGGATTTGGACCTCCAGGCGGCGGTGGCGGTGGTGGGGGTTTTGGACCTTTCGGCTGCTTAGGCGGCCTTATATCATCTTGGTGAGTTTTCATAAAAATTTTATAAGTTTTGACAACACTGAATAACTTGTTATATGTAATGTATATCAAATATGGCTAGCTGCTTAAATATACTTTTCTGAGGCGATTGAACTAATTAAGTCGATCTGCTGGTTTCGTTTGTTATGCATGCAGTGCTTATTTCCTGTGCTGCTGCTGCCTACTGGAGAACTGCTGTGGACCAatgtttggtggtggtggtggtcctcatggtggtggtggtggtcctcacggtggtggcggcggtggttttggtggtggtggtggtggttttggtggtggaggtggtggttttggtggtggaggtggtggtcgtggtggtggaggtggtggaggtggtggtcgtggtggtggtggtggtgggcgTTTCTGATCATCAGATCATCTGCTTTGTGATCTGCTGGTTGTGCTCAAATACATGCATGCATGATGTAATAATTTAGTTGACTAGCTAGCAAGTGAGATACTGGCATTTTGCTGCTGTTTTTAGCAAACTTGCAACTCCGATGAGTCTAGCCAAATTCGtgtatttcattttaatttcccaTATGTCTAAATTTCTTTCCTTAAGGCAGTGTTCATTTTAGCTAATTACAACACCTACTGTGTTTACCAACAGGCAATATatagaaacttttttttttccatatgaTCACCACATTTACATTTAAATTAGTTCAAGTAGTCAATTAGATACCTACAGACAACTACGTACAATGACTAATACAAAGACAAACGTCATTATTTGACTTCTTATGTCATAAAAGAGTTATTGATTGGGATCAACGACGACAAGATCGAACTAAGAGCTAGTAGACTTTCAGTCCAAGACATAATAAGCTCCGACATTGAAAAAATCTCAACTTCACTTTAAGTTTGTTCATTTGGGGACATTCGATAAAATAATAACGACAAACAAAAAGATTAATATGACCGTTATACAAAAATGGCACATTAATGTGTGCTTGTAACTAAATATTCCTCATTCTCCATTGCTGTTATGCTAATCTAAAAATTGTCCTCTTATCTGTTATAAATTTCCTCATTCTCCATTTAACTTGtaataagagcaactccaacaacttccctataatttttgtattatagggaaccaaaagtcaaagctttagctattttttcttctctaactccaacagattccctattttgcagcaatctctaaaatctccataatttttccttaaattttggagtttgctgtaaatatatggaatttgattttctctctcctcactttccctaaaatagagatagttatagggaatctgttggagcaaaagaggcttatttttctctaaagtagagaaaaatcaaaatatagagaatctgttggagttgctctaagtcaAGATCATTAGAAATGATAGACGTTAAAAGTAGAGAAATTAACATAGAAGGAATAAAGACAATACTATAACGTACGCAATCAGTTGGTAAAGCAGATGGTATACAGGTGTTGGAACCATATTGAATATTAGCTCTAGATATTTAGCTAGATAGATTGAAACAAGAGTAGAATAGTAGATACGTCCCATAATAACCCTTATCCTAAACCATGGGTGATATTATCATATGCCATTATGCCCTCTACCTACCAGTCCAAGAAACTCCTAACATTCCTGTAACATTTTACACAGCCTGTCAGCCATTAAATTGCTCCCTCGATCGATCCTAAGGTTCCAAGCCCTCTTACTCTATCGGAACTCCACATCGATCATTTATATTCAGATATAAAACCATATAGTTTTTGTTCGTCATCGATTTATATAGCTCAATTGCAGTTCTAGCTACTTGCTAAAAGCAGTTCTATTTCTAGAGAGAGATCGTTATGCCTGGTTGGGGACCCCCGCCAGGAGGACCTCCGGGACCTCCAGGGCCGTGCGGTTGCTGTTGGTTTTGTTGCGATGGCATAAGCAGGCTCTTATCTTCATGGTAAGTGAACTGTTAATAATTGCAGTTTAATTAACGGCCCTTTGTTTCAATAAGGAAGTCGTCAATTAagtgtgagtttttttttttatatatatattgcagttGCTATCTGCTGTTTTGCTGTTGCATCTTTGAGAGCTGCTGTGGACCTGTGTTTGGAGGGCCTCCGCCCGGCGGGCCTCCTCCTCCCTTCTGATAAACAACTTCGCGATTATAtattgtgtgtttttttttttattgcagtTGTTATCTACTGTTTTGCTGTTGCATCTTTGAGAGCTGCTGTGGACCTGTGTTTGGAGGGCCTCCGCCAGGACCTCATGGCCA
Above is a genomic segment from Rosa chinensis cultivar Old Blush chromosome 3, RchiOBHm-V2, whole genome shotgun sequence containing:
- the LOC112193285 gene encoding glycine-rich cell wall structural protein encodes the protein MPPHGGGGFGPPGGGGGGGGFGPFGCLGGLISSCAYFLCCCCLLENCCGPMFGGGGGPHGGGGGPHGGGGGGFGGGGGGFGGGGGGFGGGGGGRGGGGGGGGGRGGGGGGRF